The genome window GCCGATAATTATCGTACGATTTTTATGACCAAGCGGACGCCCAAGCTCTGCAAGCTCTTCTCCCATCACCATATCCCAGTTCTGCCAGAGTGGCACAAGCGGCATATTCCGGTCTCCGCCTTTTTCGTACAATAGCTTCGTCAGCATCTTACTTGCGCGATGTTCCATATTTCCTCACAGCATCATCGTTACGTTTACCATGTCTTTTATCATTTTTCATAACTGCTACCAAGTTGTGCTTATCTGCTATAATAACAGTATCTTTTATGAAAAGAAGGCAGCAGCTTCTGTTTCTTGGCGGTTACAAAAAATTATGTGCTAGACTCGTTTGTACTTGTTCTGTTTTTTGACTGAAATAAGCAGGTCTTCGCCCAACTGCTGTACGCTATGGTAGAAGCTGACGATTTGCATCATATCCCGCATGGAGATGCGCTGAATCATACCATCAGCGCGTAAGGAATCAAGTCGCCTGTCTGCGCTGTACAATGCCAGCTCCAGCTTGCGAGGGTCAGGAATAATATTACGCCCGATAGAACGCATGATATCTTGCGATTCTTTCACTACCTTGCGGATTTCTGCTTCCATCGCAATGCAGTAGTTGCTGTCGTGCAGTTCATGCACCACATGCAGCATTGCGTGTAAATGCTCTACACTTTGTACCAGTGTCTCGATTTTGATGTCGAGCATAGCGGAATCGTCATCAACAAAAAGTCGCTCATGCCGCAAGTATCCACGAAATAATTCTCGGTTATAGTGAATTTCATCTTCAAGATCGATCAACATTTCTTTGCAAGAGTCACAGCTAAGCGCCATGAAGGAATTGACGATGATATCATATTTATCTGCGCACCGGATGAATTGCTCTTGAAGGCGCTCTTTAAGCTCTGCGCTTGCGTGATGCGGCCAAATAAGCAAGGCAACGACAAAAGTCGCACACACTCCGATAGCTATTTCTACAACACGGAATAATGCATAGTAAATGTAGTCTCCGGATGCCTGCGGAGCTAGCATAACAATAGTTACCGTAATGGCTGCCATGGAAAAACGGTTTGTATATCGTTTAAGGTACGCACATAGTCCAACAGTCACCAAAAAGGCAGCTAAACGCCAGTGGGCTGTTTCCGGTACTATAAAAAGTGCTGTCATCCCCATTGTTGCACCAATAGCAGTACCAACAAGGCGGTACAAGCACATCTGAATTGATGCGGCAACGTTGCGCTGCATAACAATAACAGCGCTGATAACAGCCCAGAACCCTAAATCTGGAGCAGTCAATGAGGCAACAGAATAAGAAAGAAGTGCGGCAAGTGCGGTTTTGATTCCGTACTTGATGTAATCCGTCCGCTGACGCGAACCTGAAAGCAGCATTAAAGGCTCCTGTTAAACAGGCAGGATATACGGAGCTCCTGCAAAAAAAGCAGAACCATATCTCCGAAAAAGTGTATATTGAATTATTTGTCTGTCTATTTCGGCAAGCACTATAGCAACCCATGAGCACTTGCAAGAATTTTATCTCTGGATGGCTTTGCTAAAAAAGCACTTCAATAAACTATACTAAATGATTAGCTACCACAGCACTGCATGATGCCACAGAGAATTTATCAATTGTGCATCACAACGTTGCGCTTGACAAAACTGGATGCACTAAGG of Halodesulfovibrio sp. contains these proteins:
- a CDS encoding FUSC family protein — translated: MLLSGSRQRTDYIKYGIKTALAALLSYSVASLTAPDLGFWAVISAVIVMQRNVAASIQMCLYRLVGTAIGATMGMTALFIVPETAHWRLAAFLVTVGLCAYLKRYTNRFSMAAITVTIVMLAPQASGDYIYYALFRVVEIAIGVCATFVVALLIWPHHASAELKERLQEQFIRCADKYDIIVNSFMALSCDSCKEMLIDLEDEIHYNRELFRGYLRHERLFVDDDSAMLDIKIETLVQSVEHLHAMLHVVHELHDSNYCIAMEAEIRKVVKESQDIMRSIGRNIIPDPRKLELALYSADRRLDSLRADGMIQRISMRDMMQIVSFYHSVQQLGEDLLISVKKQNKYKRV